The following proteins are co-located in the Aquarana catesbeiana isolate 2022-GZ linkage group LG02, ASM4218655v1, whole genome shotgun sequence genome:
- the ATP6AP2 gene encoding renin receptor, which produces MLRPALSLLAAFIAAAAADFSVLKSPQNQIFKAGNWPIPGERIPDVVSISMGFSVEEDLSWPGLGVGNIFQRPRATVLVSVTGVEKLPVGDNEISYPVENAVPFTIDGVVNSIHSLFSEEMPVVLQLAPIEERVYMVGKANTVFEDLPVTLRQLRSRLEQDNSILSSLPASSLYRNDETDRLFLSELQALQDITTLLSRHKHLAKDNAPDIYCLELTGLEEIKKRYGEDSVKFKDASRLLSEALQKFADDMYSIYGGNAIVEVVAVETFETPLVRKSRSILESQAISNPGSPYNLAYEYNFNYAVVFNIILWIMIGLALAVIAVSYNLWNMDPGYDSIIYRMTNQKIRMD; this is translated from the exons ATGCTTCGTCCAGCGCTCAGCCTTCTGGCTGCCTTCATAGCAG ctgcTGCTGCTGATTTTAGCGTGTTAAAAAGCCCGCAAAATCAAATCTTCAAAGCGGGAAATTGGCCTATTCCTGGAGAGCGCATTCCTGATGTGGTTTCTATATCAATGGGCTTTTCCGTGGAGGAG GATCTGTCTTGGCCGGGGCTAGGAGTTGGCAACATTTTCCAGCGTCCACGGGCAACGGTCCTAGTTTCAGTGACTGGTGTGGAAAAATTGCCTGTAGGAGATAATGAGATTTCATACCCTGTAGAAAAT GCCGTTCCTTTCACTATTGATGGTGTTGTGAACTCTATTCATTCTCTATTCTCTGAGGAAATGCCAGTCGTTTTACAGTTGGCACCAATAGAAGAG AGAGTTTACATGGTAGGGAAGGCCAATACAGTGTTTGAAGATCTTCCAGTTACCCTAAGACAGCTGAGAAGCCGTTTGGAGCAAGATAACTCTATCCTCTCTTCTTTACCTGCCAGCTCTTTATATAGGAATGACGAG ACAGACAGGCTCTTTCTTTCTGAACTGCAAGCTCTACAGGACATTACAACTCTG CTTTCTCGGCATAAGCATCTGGCCAAAGATAATGCCCCAGATATTTATTGTCTGGAACTGACTGGTTTGGAAGAGATCAAGAAGCGTTATGGTGAAGACTCTGTAAAATTCAAGGATGCAAGTAGACTTTTGTCAGAAGCTCTTCAGAAG TTTGCAGATGATATGTACAGTATTTATGGGGGAAATGCAATAGTGGAAGTTGTTGCTGTGGAAACATTTGAAACCCCCCTTGTAAGGAAAAGTCGATCCATTCTGGAATCTCAGGCCATT AGTAACCCTGGAAGTCCATACAACCTGGCCTATGAATATAATTTTAACTACGCTGTTGTCTTCAACATCATCTTGTGGATTATGATTGGCCTGGCTCTAGCAGTCATTGCAGTCTCATACAACCTGTGGAACATGGACCCCGGCTATGACAGCATTATCTACAGAATGACCAATCAGAAGATTAGGATGGACTAG